CAGCATTTAGGCTGTGACTACCATACCCCGGGCCATATCTTCTATACTCACTTCCATGTGGATCATATCGCTGATCTGGCCCCATTTTTGTTTGCCGCCAAAAGTCCATCCTCCCCCAGACGAAAGAAGCTGGTGCTGACCGGGCCAGAGGGATTTAGCGGGTTTTACCTCCGTTTGCTTGACCTGTATGGGCCCCAGATCGTCTCTGACTTATATGAGCTGGAGATAAGAGAGATAAAAGAAGCGCCTATTATTGAGCCAAATTGGAAGATCACTGCCCGGTCTCTCCCTCATGCAGAACCGTCTGTGGGATATCGGTTAGAAGATCAAGAGGGTAAGGTGGTCGTCTACTCTGGTGATACCGATTACGGCCTGGCGTTAGTCGAACTGGCCAGGGAAGCTGATCTGCTTATCTTAGAATCAGCCTTTCCGGACGAAACTAAAGTGGCCGGGCATCTTACGCCTGGTCTGGCCGGCCAAGTAGCCAGGGAGGCTAATTGCCCGCGATTGCTCCTCACCCACTTTTATCCGGAGTGCGACCGAGTTGACATCCTGGCCCAGTGTCAGAAAGAATATCAGGGGGAGATTGTTATCGCCTCAGATAGGTTGAAGATAGAGGCGTAACAAATTGCGGATTGCGGATTGCAGATTGCGGATTGCGGATTGCGAATCGCGAATTGCGGATTGCGAATGTCTTCAGCCTTCAGCCTTCAGTCTTCAGCCTTCAGCCTATCCACCTGAGTAGATTCATCCATCCACTTGAGGTAATCTTCACTACCACTCACGATAGGCAGGGCAATTATCTCGGGGACACGGTAAGAATGAAGGTCCTTAACCGTCTTGATTACCTCCTTCATTCTTTCCTCTCGGGTCTTAATAACCAGAAGGAATTCGGCGGCCCGGTCTATTTTGCCTTCCCATAGAAAGATAGAGGTCAGACCAGGAATGATATTAACACAGGCGGCCAATTTCCCCTCTACCAGGGATTGAGCAATTTTCTCGGCTTCCTCTGAGGAGGAGACTGTAACAAGAATAACTACGTATCCTTTCATAACTTAAAGTAATTCTTCGTGCCCGGGCTGCCCCAAACCCCGGGACCGGTAATACGCAATCACTCGCTCCAGAAGCTCTTTTAGGTGAACCTTAGGCGAATATCCGATTAGATTCCTGATCTTAGTCAGGTCCGGCGCCCGTTTGATCATATCCTCAAACCCATATTCATAGGCATCATCGTAAGGGATATAAGCTATGGGAGAAGGACTGCCGGTTAATTCCTTAACCAGGCGAGCCAGGTCTTCTATGCTGATTTCTTCGTCATTGCCTATATTGAAGATTTCTCCTTCCGCTTCCGGTTTATGGGCTAACGTGATAAGGGCCTCCACCACATCACCCACATAAGCAAAACATCGTTTTTGTTTACCGGTGCCATACACGGTTATCGGCTGTTCTGTCAGGGCTTGCTGGACGAATCTGGGGATAACCATCCCGTATCTTCCCCGCTGCCGAGGCCCACAGGTATTAAAGAGCCGGGCAATAACCACGGGGAGGGACTTTTCCCGGTAATAAGTCAGGCCCAGGATTTCATCTAATCCCTTAGAAAGGGCATAACTCCAGCGGTGGCTGGTAGTGGGACCAAGCGTCATATCGTCATTTTCACAGAAAGCATCCTTCCCCCCTTTTCCATATATTTCAGAAGTCGAGGTAATAACGACCTTTTTTCGTCTCCGATTGGCCGCCTCAAGGATGATCTCGGTCCCTTTGACGTTGATTTGAATCGATTCCAGAGGTTTCTCCACCACAAACTTAACGCCCACGGCGGCGGCCAGATGATA
The genomic region above belongs to bacterium and contains:
- a CDS encoding ribonuclease Z, with the translated sequence MEIIIIGSGTGVPSLKRASPALMIITAGEYLLFDTGPGTLRQMQHLGCDYHTPGHIFYTHFHVDHIADLAPFLFAAKSPSSPRRKKLVLTGPEGFSGFYLRLLDLYGPQIVSDLYELEIREIKEAPIIEPNWKITARSLPHAEPSVGYRLEDQEGKVVVYSGDTDYGLALVELAREADLLILESAFPDETKVAGHLTPGLAGQVAREANCPRLLLTHFYPECDRVDILAQCQKEYQGEIVIASDRLKIEA
- the cutA gene encoding divalent-cation tolerance protein CutA — protein: MKGYVVILVTVSSSEEAEKIAQSLVEGKLAACVNIIPGLTSIFLWEGKIDRAAEFLLVIKTREERMKEVIKTVKDLHSYRVPEIIALPIVSGSEDYLKWMDESTQVDRLKAED
- a CDS encoding GDP-mannose 4,6-dehydratase, encoding MKNLITGGAGFVGSHLTETLLARGEEVTIIDDLSTGDIRNILHLESNPRFTAVIDTIMKGSLVEELVKECNIVYHLAAAVGVKFVVEKPLESIQINVKGTEIILEAANRRRKKVVITSTSEIYGKGGKDAFCENDDMTLGPTTSHRWSYALSKGLDEILGLTYYREKSLPVVIARLFNTCGPRQRGRYGMVIPRFVQQALTEQPITVYGTGKQKRCFAYVGDVVEALITLAHKPEAEGEIFNIGNDEEISIEDLARLVKELTGSPSPIAYIPYDDAYEYGFEDMIKRAPDLTKIRNLIGYSPKVHLKELLERVIAYYRSRGLGQPGHEELL